A stretch of the Planctomycetota bacterium genome encodes the following:
- a CDS encoding glycosyltransferase family 4 protein: MISLPQGLVASGVASWAVRLANAMAERGRPVALVTHAEAPTQRRLDLDLGPAVRHLELTRLGPLDGPAARLGPLVAAYRDVLESLGGSADRPAILLPNLEAGSYAIAATLAASHGDRLRVLGWQHSDTAFDAALLAFYEPMLAGLVGVSAHIEGTLRKRLPARAGDVHRIPYGVEIAPAMPAEPTGPLRLVYAGRIEHEQKRVGVLCELAAELDRRGIEHVLTLVGDGPAAKEVDHRLSHRPNASRMPAKGRAELAELLESQHAFVLASRYEGLSVSMLEAMGHGLAPVVTRVASGAAEAIVDGDNGLLVEAERDEDEATIASRLADAIELLAGDPGALHRMRRRAHETVRDRFGIDVHADTCDRLFEAVCTQPHRWWPPERSVVFGASADLVGSGGVPHDAVERAAATLRELRGPVGVYGSGRHTRAIAAALADAPAEIACVIDDDQARHGRSLWGWPIVSLRDAAAMGVRDVLISSHMHRGVMAERCAAAGLRPIELYGEAIVGDG, encoded by the coding sequence GTGATCTCGCTGCCGCAGGGGCTTGTGGCCAGCGGCGTCGCATCGTGGGCCGTGCGGCTGGCCAACGCCATGGCGGAACGCGGGCGGCCGGTGGCGCTGGTCACCCACGCTGAGGCCCCCACGCAGCGACGTCTCGACCTCGACCTCGGGCCAGCCGTCCGCCATTTGGAACTCACTCGGCTCGGCCCCCTCGATGGGCCCGCCGCCCGCCTTGGCCCGTTGGTGGCGGCGTACCGGGACGTGCTGGAATCGCTGGGCGGGTCCGCCGATCGTCCCGCGATCCTGCTGCCCAACCTCGAAGCGGGTAGCTATGCCATCGCCGCGACGCTGGCGGCAAGCCACGGTGATCGGCTCCGGGTCCTGGGGTGGCAGCACAGCGACACCGCGTTCGATGCCGCCCTGCTCGCCTTCTACGAGCCCATGCTTGCGGGCCTCGTGGGCGTGAGCGCGCACATCGAGGGCACGCTGCGGAAGCGGCTGCCGGCGCGCGCGGGCGACGTACATCGCATCCCCTATGGAGTCGAGATCGCGCCCGCGATGCCCGCGGAGCCAACCGGCCCCCTCCGGCTCGTCTACGCCGGTCGCATCGAGCACGAGCAGAAGCGCGTGGGCGTTCTGTGCGAGCTGGCGGCGGAACTGGATCGACGCGGCATCGAGCACGTGCTGACGCTCGTGGGTGATGGGCCGGCAGCCAAAGAAGTTGATCACCGCCTCTCCCACCGGCCCAATGCCTCGCGGATGCCCGCCAAGGGCCGAGCAGAACTCGCCGAGCTTCTCGAATCGCAGCACGCCTTCGTGCTCGCGTCCCGGTACGAAGGGCTGAGCGTCTCGATGCTCGAAGCGATGGGCCACGGCCTGGCGCCGGTGGTGACCCGCGTTGCGTCCGGCGCCGCAGAAGCGATCGTCGACGGCGACAACGGCTTGCTGGTCGAAGCCGAACGCGACGAGGACGAGGCGACGATCGCGAGCCGGCTCGCCGATGCCATCGAGCTCCTGGCCGGCGACCCCGGGGCGCTGCATCGGATGCGGCGGAGGGCCCATGAGACGGTGCGAGATCGCTTCGGCATCGACGTGCACGCGGACACGTGCGATCGCCTGTTCGAGGCCGTTTGCACGCAGCCGCACCGCTGGTGGCCGCCCGAGCGCAGCGTCGTGTTCGGGGCATCCGCGGACCTGGTGGGCTCGGGCGGCGTGCCCCATGACGCCGTCGAGCGGGCCGCGGCCACGCTGCGGGAACTCCGCGGCCCGGTGGGCGTCTATGGAAGCGGGCGGCACACGCGGGCGATCGCCGCGGCCCTGGCCGACGCGCCGGCGGAGATCGCCTGCGTCATCGACGACGACCAGGCCCGCCACGGCCGCTCGTTGTGGGGCTGGCCGATCGTCTCGCTGCGAGACGCCGCCGCCATGGGAGTGCGTGACGTGCTGATCTCGTCGCACATGCACCGGGGCGTGATGGCCGAGCGCTGCGCGGCCGCGGGACTGCGGCCGATCGAGCTCTACGGCGAGGCGATAGTCGGCGATGGCTGA